A section of the Pseudomonas sp. FP453 genome encodes:
- the parC gene encoding DNA topoisomerase IV subunit A, with the protein MSDILADSLDGVERRSLADFTESAYLNYSMYVIMDRALPHIGDGLKPVQRRIIYAMSELGLDADSKHKKSARTVGDVLGKFHPHGDSACYEAMVLMAQPFSYRYTLVDGQGNWGAPDDPKSFAAMRYTEARLSRYSEVLLSELGQGTADWGPNFDGTLDEPLVLPARLPNILLNGTTGIAVGMATDVPPHNLREVATACVRLLDEPKATVEQLCEHIQGPDYPTEAEIITPRADLLKMYETGKGSVRMRAVYHIEDGDIIVTALPHQVSGAKVLEQIAALMQAKPSKLPQVADLRDESDHENPCRIVIIPTNSRVDHEVLMQHLFASTDLESSYRVNVNIIGLDGKPQLKNLRNLLVEWLEFRVQTVRRRLQFRLDKVERRLHLLDGLLIAYLNLDEVIHIIRTAEHPKAELIARFQLSEIQADYILDTRLRQLARLEEMKLRDEQDALLKEQAKLQALLGSEAKLKKLVRTELIKDAETYGDDRRSPIVQRAEAKALTETELLPNEKITVVLSEKGWVRSAKGHDIDATGLSYKAGDGFKTAAAGRSNQFAVFIDSTGRSYSVPAHTLPSARGQGEPLTGRLTPPPGANFECVLLPDDDSLYVIASDAGYGFVVKGEDLQAKNKAGKALLSLPNNAKVILPRPVDDRESNWLASVTTEGRLLVFKISDLPQLGKGKGNKIIGIPGERVASREEYVTDIAVIPEGATLVLQAGKRTLSLRPDDLEHYKGERGRRGNKLPRGFQRVDALLVETPV; encoded by the coding sequence ATGAGTGACATCCTCGCAGACAGCTTAGATGGCGTAGAACGCCGGTCGCTGGCTGACTTCACCGAAAGTGCCTACCTCAACTACTCCATGTACGTGATCATGGACCGTGCCTTGCCGCATATCGGCGACGGCCTGAAGCCCGTGCAACGGCGCATCATCTACGCCATGAGTGAGTTGGGCCTGGACGCTGATTCCAAGCACAAGAAGTCGGCGCGTACCGTCGGCGACGTGCTCGGCAAGTTCCACCCCCACGGCGACTCCGCCTGCTACGAAGCCATGGTGCTGATGGCCCAGCCGTTCAGCTACCGCTACACGCTGGTGGACGGCCAGGGCAACTGGGGTGCGCCGGATGATCCGAAGTCCTTCGCTGCCATGCGTTACACCGAGGCGCGCCTGTCGCGTTACTCGGAAGTGCTACTGAGCGAGCTGGGGCAGGGCACCGCCGATTGGGGCCCGAACTTCGACGGCACGCTCGACGAACCGCTGGTGTTGCCGGCACGTTTGCCGAATATCCTCCTTAACGGCACCACTGGCATCGCCGTGGGCATGGCCACCGATGTACCGCCGCATAACCTGCGTGAAGTGGCCACAGCGTGCGTGCGCTTGCTCGATGAGCCCAAGGCCACGGTCGAACAGCTCTGCGAGCATATCCAGGGCCCGGACTACCCGACCGAAGCGGAAATCATCACGCCGCGCGCCGACCTGCTGAAGATGTACGAAACCGGCAAGGGCTCGGTGCGCATGCGTGCCGTGTACCACATCGAAGACGGCGACATTATCGTCACCGCGTTGCCGCACCAGGTGTCTGGCGCCAAGGTGCTGGAACAGATCGCCGCCCTGATGCAGGCCAAGCCGTCGAAGCTGCCGCAAGTGGCCGACCTGCGTGACGAATCCGACCACGAAAACCCGTGCCGCATCGTGATCATCCCGACCAACAGCCGGGTCGACCACGAAGTGCTGATGCAGCATCTGTTCGCCAGCACCGACCTCGAGTCGAGCTACCGGGTCAACGTCAACATCATCGGCCTGGACGGCAAGCCGCAGCTGAAAAACCTGCGCAACCTGCTGGTGGAGTGGCTGGAATTCCGCGTGCAGACCGTGCGTCGCCGCCTGCAATTCCGCCTGGACAAGGTCGAGCGCCGCTTGCACCTGTTGGACGGCTTGCTGATTGCCTACCTCAACCTGGATGAAGTGATCCACATCATCCGTACCGCCGAGCACCCGAAAGCCGAGTTGATCGCGCGCTTCCAGCTCAGCGAAATCCAGGCCGACTACATCCTCGACACCCGCTTGCGGCAATTGGCGCGACTGGAAGAAATGAAGCTGCGCGACGAGCAAGACGCGCTGCTCAAGGAACAAGCCAAGCTGCAAGCCCTGCTGGGCAGCGAAGCCAAGCTGAAGAAGCTGGTGCGCACCGAGCTGATCAAGGACGCCGAAACCTACGGCGACGACCGCCGCTCGCCAATCGTGCAGCGTGCTGAAGCCAAGGCGCTGACCGAAACCGAGCTGCTGCCAAACGAGAAAATTACCGTCGTTCTGTCGGAAAAGGGTTGGGTTCGTTCGGCCAAGGGGCATGATATTGACGCCACTGGCCTGTCGTACAAGGCTGGCGACGGCTTCAAGACCGCTGCGGCCGGGCGTTCCAACCAGTTCGCGGTGTTTATCGACTCAACCGGGCGCAGTTATTCGGTGCCGGCCCACACCTTGCCGTCTGCACGGGGCCAGGGCGAGCCGTTGACCGGGCGCCTGACGCCGCCACCGGGGGCGAATTTCGAGTGTGTGCTGCTGCCGGATGACGATTCGCTGTACGTGATTGCGTCGGACGCGGGTTACGGTTTCGTGGTCAAGGGTGAAGACCTGCAGGCCAAGAACAAGGCGGGCAAGGCGCTGTTGAGCCTGCCGAACAACGCCAAGGTGATCCTGCCGCGACCGGTGGACGATCGCGAGAGCAACTGGCTGGCCTCGGTGACCACCGAAGGGCGTTTGCTGGTGTTCAAGATCAGCGACCTGCCGCAGCTGGGCAAGGGCAAGGGCAACAAGATCATCGGCATTCCTGGCGAGCGCGTGGCCAGTCGCGAAGAGTACGTGACCGACATCGCAGTGATCCCGGAAGGCGCGACCCTGGTGCTGCAGGCCGGCAAGCGCACGTTGTCGCTGCGTCCTGACGACCTTGAGCATTACAAGGGCGAGCGTGGTCGGCGTGGTAACAAACTGCCTCGGGGCTTCCAGCGCGTGGATGCTTTGTTGGTAGAAACGCCGGTTTAA
- a CDS encoding membrane integrity-associated transporter subunit PqiC has protein sequence MTAPRVPLFLMLAGLLGLAGCSTHQPVSLYQLDSGSPAQPAQAAGMAVLLGPVVVADYLQRETLLQRQNDGSLQGSTDGRWAGSLSSDINQLMLRQVAGHLDSQRVVLAPAPAAFSPDVQVLLTITRLDSGTSQPAILDAQWRLIDRRGQVRDSRIVHLQEEHAGTTASQVQAQGVLLQHLAEQLSVALKPLANQPPIAEAPRKQAPVQAAKPAEPQKPKMPMATPIRTDMEVFRF, from the coding sequence ATGACCGCTCCACGCGTTCCTTTATTTTTGATGCTCGCTGGCCTGTTGGGGTTGGCGGGTTGCAGCACGCACCAGCCGGTGTCGCTGTACCAGCTGGACAGCGGCAGCCCGGCGCAGCCCGCCCAGGCTGCCGGCATGGCGGTATTGCTTGGCCCGGTCGTCGTGGCGGACTACCTGCAACGCGAAACCCTGCTGCAACGTCAGAACGACGGCAGCCTGCAAGGTTCCACCGATGGTCGTTGGGCGGGCAGTCTGTCGTCTGACATCAACCAGTTGATGCTGCGCCAGGTGGCCGGTCATCTGGACAGCCAGCGTGTGGTGCTCGCGCCTGCGCCAGCGGCGTTCAGCCCGGATGTGCAGGTCTTGCTGACCATCACGCGCCTGGACTCCGGCACCTCGCAGCCGGCGATCCTGGATGCCCAGTGGCGCTTGATCGACCGCCGTGGCCAGGTACGTGACAGCCGCATCGTGCACTTGCAGGAAGAACACGCGGGCACCACCGCGTCCCAGGTCCAGGCCCAGGGCGTGCTGTTGCAGCATTTGGCCGAGCAGTTGTCGGTGGCCCTCAAGCCATTGGCCAACCAGCCGCCGATTGCCGAAGCGCCGCGCAAGCAGGCGCCGGTGCAGGCGGCCAAGCCGGCAGAACCGCAGAAGCCGAAGATGCCGATGGCTACGCCGATTCGTACGGATATGGAAGTGTTCCGGTTCTGA
- a CDS encoding AhpA/YtjB family protein: MNRPTPVKTDNFFLLIFRALRHRRVPIALRIASHNVILVALALVIYACVMGLQFKQAMHEQADALGESLTTQTATSATELLVSNDILSLNVLLNNLTKNPLVAHAAIYSVDNRIMAEAGQRPKNGLLGEAEGLYQSNITFQDVKAGQLRISLDMQQFQQPMTISLQSMGILSAILLALALALSLRLGRHISTPLMQLRIWLRDIDEHTPATDRQDEIGDLARQLHASFAPEPTVRAPEPEPEYDDEPEFDVGEPGFAENAPVAGLKPATRKAIQADEDELDDEDPFADLRDTAANSPAVAPTPAPVKNAEPQHSAVLAVQLGSQDQLRRLPRTRLTELLERYRDCLDQAASLYQSELHTLNDGSTLMLFHSEDSGEDYLTNAICCGELLRALGHALQIEVADSGITLQLQLGLTVSDDLFGMSQIDLLLTESAQDALALSQHSRNLLLVERKISEDTLIRQRARIRPIASPEGASCVERLMEPYPSMLERQLARMHETRTKI; the protein is encoded by the coding sequence GTGAACCGGCCCACGCCAGTAAAAACCGATAACTTCTTCCTGCTGATCTTCCGGGCACTGCGCCACCGCCGTGTACCGATCGCATTACGCATCGCCAGCCATAACGTGATCCTGGTCGCCCTGGCCCTGGTGATCTACGCCTGCGTGATGGGTTTGCAGTTCAAACAGGCCATGCACGAACAGGCCGACGCCCTGGGCGAGAGCCTGACCACGCAGACCGCCACGTCGGCGACCGAGCTGTTGGTGTCCAATGACATCCTCAGCCTCAACGTGCTGCTCAACAACCTGACCAAGAACCCGCTGGTGGCCCACGCTGCCATCTACAGCGTGGACAACCGGATCATGGCCGAAGCCGGGCAACGCCCGAAGAACGGCCTGCTGGGCGAAGCCGAAGGCTTGTACCAGAGCAACATCACGTTCCAGGACGTGAAGGCCGGCCAGCTGCGCATCAGCCTGGACATGCAGCAATTCCAGCAGCCGATGACCATCAGCCTGCAAAGCATGGGCATCCTCAGCGCGATCCTGCTGGCCCTGGCGTTGGCCCTGAGCCTGCGCCTGGGTCGGCATATCTCCACGCCGCTGATGCAACTGCGCATCTGGCTGCGGGACATCGACGAACACACCCCGGCCACCGACCGCCAGGATGAAATCGGCGACCTCGCCCGCCAGCTGCACGCCAGCTTCGCCCCGGAGCCGACCGTGCGCGCGCCGGAGCCCGAGCCGGAATACGACGACGAGCCCGAGTTCGACGTGGGTGAGCCGGGTTTTGCCGAAAACGCACCGGTTGCTGGCCTCAAGCCTGCCACCCGCAAAGCGATCCAGGCCGACGAGGACGAATTGGACGACGAAGACCCGTTCGCCGACCTGCGCGATACCGCGGCAAACAGCCCGGCCGTCGCGCCGACGCCTGCCCCGGTGAAGAACGCCGAGCCCCAGCACAGTGCGGTCCTGGCCGTGCAACTGGGCTCCCAGGATCAACTGCGCCGCCTGCCCCGTACCCGCCTGACGGAACTGCTGGAACGCTACCGCGACTGCCTCGACCAGGCCGCCTCGCTGTACCAGAGCGAACTGCACACCCTGAACGACGGCAGCACGCTGATGCTGTTCCACAGCGAAGACAGCGGCGAAGACTACCTGACCAACGCCATCTGCTGCGGCGAGCTGCTGCGCGCCCTGGGCCATGCCTTGCAGATCGAAGTGGCGGACAGTGGCATCACGTTGCAACTGCAACTGGGCCTGACGGTGAGCGACGACCTGTTTGGCATGAGCCAGATCGACCTGCTGCTCACCGAGAGCGCACAGGATGCCCTGGCCTTGTCGCAACACAGCCGCAACCTGCTGCTGGTGGAGCGCAAGATCAGTGAAGACACGCTGATCCGCCAGCGCGCCCGTATCCGCCCGATTGCCAGCCCTGAGGGGGCGAGCTGTGTGGAGCGGTTGATGGAGCCGTATCCGTCGATGCTGGAGCGGCAACTGGCGCGGATGCACGAGACCCGCACCAAGATTTAA